Genomic segment of Musa acuminata AAA Group cultivar baxijiao unplaced genomic scaffold, Cavendish_Baxijiao_AAA HiC_scaffold_205, whole genome shotgun sequence:
TGCACAAATGCTTCTATAATTAACAGTTTGAGCATCCATTCTTGAATCTTCTCTTTCTGGTAATTTACTTTTGTTAGCATGTTGCTTATTTTTGTCTCCAGACCACAAATTTACTCggctatcatgctttccttttctCACAATACAACTTTCATGTGCAACACTGAAAGAACCATTGCTGGTATTTTTTGTTTCCAAGGAAGCATGGGGGCATGAAATTGCCCAGTGATTAACCTGAAAGCACCGAATGCACAACCAGGAAGACATATGTTTGCCATCATACAAATTCAAAAAGTCCTTTACATCCTGGAGGTCAAAATCTGCTAGCTCTGAACATTCTCTTAAGCTGTGACCATTTTTTCCACAAAATAAACAGGTTATGGGAGTACAAGACAAGTTACGGTTATGTGAAACTTTTGATGGATTCATGTCAAATCTTTTTGCAGAGCAAGAAGCCGCCATATCTGTGTTCTTAAAATTTTTAGATGGTATAATCGAGCTTACTCTAGGTTTTAGCATTTGAGTGTCTAGCCTCTTCAAACCACAGGAAAAAGTAGGATTGACAGCATGCTTGCTTACTTCTCTAGCAGACTCCCTTTGATTTTTTAAGTAAGAGGAGACGCACTTCTCAGGAAACTTTTCCTCCTTGTCGAAAGCACCATGATCATTTATGCTCAAATTGCATTTTTCTGATCTTAATAGTGGTGAAGACTCTTTCCGCAGAAACCGAGTAATCCATAAGTTCTCAAGGTAATTGCTTTTCTCCCTGCACATCATACTTACTGGGCTCTTTGGATGAGAACTAAGCCTTCCATTTCCTTTCTCCTGAGCACATATTAAACATTTCCTAGCTGAGGAACCTGAAGTGTTCATGCTATTGAAAGCACATGTCTGCCCCCTGTTTTTCTCAAACTCTTCATGGATTTGAGAGTTGGAGGAAGATACATCGATCATTATTGAGGGTGCATTTTCAACATGATAACTGGCCTGATTGTGCCTCTCATTCAAAGAAGAAACTTGACTGTGTGGTTTGCCACTACCTCCACCACAGACAATACAAAGACCGCTGGCAGACAATGGTTTGTTAGTTAAATGTTCTTTTAAGTCATTATATGTTTGCTTGCCTCTTGCAGGATCCATTAAGTTGAACTGCAAAAAGTTACCAAAAGCATGATTGGCATAATGTTTATAATGTTCCCCCATGGCTTTTACATCTTTGGAAGTACCGCCTTCTCTTTGATGATCATCACTTGTGGTATTTGGGGCTATCATATTTGGACAGTACAGCGCCTGGAAGAAAGTATTAAAACCCGGAGTTTTGCACATAACTCCCCCAATCTTCTCATGTGATATTCTAAGTGAACCAAAGCTTTCTTTCATGCTATGATAGGATTGTGGAAGAAGTGCCAAGGAAGTCCTGGTCTGATCGTATCTTGAGAAACTGCTCGTTATGGTTGATATCCAATTAATAAAGGAGCTATCATTTCTGATGAGAGATCCTGGGCAAGAGTGTTCATTGCTGTCTCTCTTTATTCTTTTACATCCTTCGGTGGTCTTAGAATCAAAACTGAATGCTCGTTTCCCTTTTGAAATTAATCTCTGACCGTTACTGCTTTCAACACTCTCATTGCTATCCTCTTTCTCTTTCATACTGCTATCATAATCTTCATCATCAAAGAGGATTTTTTCCTTACCTTTCTCCAATTTTCCAGGATTAACATCTGACTTAGACCTAAATTTATCGGtctcatttttaattttaatattttgttttTCATCTTTACTTGCCTCTTGAAAAAGTGATGCTACAACCAAACCATCCTTGCTCTGACACCCTACACTTTTAGATTGTCTACCATAGGAATGTTGACTACCATGAAGCTGGAAGCAAACTAGATTGTCAGTTTTCCTGATATCATCTTCTTGTGTGTCACGGAAAACTAAATCAGGATGTTTGCATTCTGACGATTCTGATGATCTCTTCCTTGATATTGACTTTCCACTTCTTGTTGACACTGAGTCATGAGAATCTGATACTCCTACCAAGCCAGATTTTTGAAATTTTGGTATATCAAGAAGCACATTCGAGGTTCCAGCAGTAATTGCAAAGCCAGCTTCAGTTTCTGCTAGATCAGGCCTGGGACCTTTTGGACAAGATGGTATAGAATCAGACTCACACTAGTATCTGGACATTCACAATGATGACGTTTATATTTCAGAGAGAAAATTTGATAAACATTGTGTTAGAACTACCTGGAGAGAAAATTTCATTCTGCAGATTATCTGCTTCTGTGGCAGGACAAATGACATGCAAACACTCATTGCTCCGAAGGGAGCATGGATCCACACCATTTTTAACCGACTGACTAATATTTATATCTGCATCATTCATACCTTTCTCTGGCTTCTTGTCTCCACAAGATCCTGccaacaaaaaaatatttcataactaGCAAAGTTTTCAAATTCCTATAGAGAAAAAATGTTAAGGAAGTCAAAGTTTAAAACCTCATGAAAACAAAAGTACATATGATCCTTACGAGAATCTTGCTCATGTAAACTTGACAGAGAGATAGGTTGCGGATCAACCGATCCCTTGTGCGAGCCCAAGAAAGCAATTCCATCAGCATTATGATTTGACTGTACTGTGCTCAATTCTCCTGCAATCTGATCTCTGCTAGAGCTACTCTCCCCACGATTTGTACACAGTGAAGTAGAAATTCTCATGTTG
This window contains:
- the LOC135585853 gene encoding uncharacterized protein LOC135585853 isoform X1 — protein: MADIKGGLDSAEPCIESIINKDSGAGANAASMAEIVLITNSPLSELIWTPQEGLSLKYTDSRKAEKKASFLWKAESFNMRISTSLCTNRGESSSSRDQIAGELSTVQSNHNADGIAFLGSHKGSVDPQPISLSSLHEQDSRSCGDKKPEKGMNDADINISQSVKNGVDPCSLRSNECLHVICPATEADNLQNEIFSPGPRPDLAETEAGFAITAGTSNVLLDIPKFQKSGLVGVSDSHDSVSTRSGKSISRKRSSESSECKHPDLVFRDTQEDDIRKTDNLVCFQLHGSQHSYGRQSKSVGCQSKDGLVVASLFQEASKDEKQNIKIKNETDKFRSKSDVNPGKLEKGKEKILFDDEDYDSSMKEKEDSNESVESSNGQRLISKGKRAFSFDSKTTEGCKRIKRDSNEHSCPGSLIRNDSSFINWISTITSSFSRYDQTRTSLALLPQSYHSMKESFGSLRISHEKIGGVMCKTPGFNTFFQALYCPNMIAPNTTSDDHQREGGTSKDVKAMGEHYKHYANHAFGNFLQFNLMDPARGKQTYNDLKEHLTNKPLSASGLCIVCGGGSGKPHSQVSSLNERHNQASYHVENAPSIMIDVSSSNSQIHEEFEKNRGQTCAFNSMNTSGSSARKCLICAQEKGNGRLSSHPKSPVSMMCREKSNYLENLWITRFLRKESSPLLRSEKCNLSINDHGAFDKEEKFPEKCVSSYLKNQRESAREVSKHAVNPTFSCGLKRLDTQMLKPRVSSIIPSKNFKNTDMAASCSAKRFDMNPSKVSHNRNLSCTPITCLFCGKNGHSLRECSELADFDLQDVKDFLNLYDGKHMSSWLCIRCFQVNHWAISCPHASLETKNTSNGSFSVAHESCIVRKGKHDSRVNLWSGDKNKQHANKSKLPEREDSRMDAQTVNYRSICADRVLFPTAKVFKGYRAENIVNMDQQASCSSENKSRKNQITPFYKSIATDVSNEQNGIFKAIRRLRLSRTDVIRWMKSANLSYSLEGFFIRLRLGKWEKGLGGTGYQVARIISAGRKNCLSVSIGHLECLVECCFVSNHDYVEEELKAWLSATLEADGKMPSIEELSEKLKEREELGF
- the LOC135585853 gene encoding uncharacterized protein LOC135585853 isoform X2, whose product is MNDADINISQSVKNGVDPCSLRSNECLHVICPATEADNLQNEIFSPGPRPDLAETEAGFAITAGTSNVLLDIPKFQKSGLVGVSDSHDSVSTRSGKSISRKRSSESSECKHPDLVFRDTQEDDIRKTDNLVCFQLHGSQHSYGRQSKSVGCQSKDGLVVASLFQEASKDEKQNIKIKNETDKFRSKSDVNPGKLEKGKEKILFDDEDYDSSMKEKEDSNESVESSNGQRLISKGKRAFSFDSKTTEGCKRIKRDSNEHSCPGSLIRNDSSFINWISTITSSFSRYDQTRTSLALLPQSYHSMKESFGSLRISHEKIGGVMCKTPGFNTFFQALYCPNMIAPNTTSDDHQREGGTSKDVKAMGEHYKHYANHAFGNFLQFNLMDPARGKQTYNDLKEHLTNKPLSASGLCIVCGGGSGKPHSQVSSLNERHNQASYHVENAPSIMIDVSSSNSQIHEEFEKNRGQTCAFNSMNTSGSSARKCLICAQEKGNGRLSSHPKSPVSMMCREKSNYLENLWITRFLRKESSPLLRSEKCNLSINDHGAFDKEEKFPEKCVSSYLKNQRESAREVSKHAVNPTFSCGLKRLDTQMLKPRVSSIIPSKNFKNTDMAASCSAKRFDMNPSKVSHNRNLSCTPITCLFCGKNGHSLRECSELADFDLQDVKDFLNLYDGKHMSSWLCIRCFQVNHWAISCPHASLETKNTSNGSFSVAHESCIVRKGKHDSRVNLWSGDKNKQHANKSKLPEREDSRMDAQTVNYRSICADRVLFPTAKVFKGYRAENIVNMDQQASCSSENKSRKNQITPFYKSIATDVSNEQNGIFKAIRRLRLSRTDVIRWMKSANLSYSLEGFFIRLRLGKWEKGLGGTGYQVARIISAGRKNCLSVSIGHLECLVECCFVSNHDYVEEELKAWLSATLEADGKMPSIEELSEKLKEREELGF